GTGCTTCAGCAGCGCTTAGTTTCTTGTCAACACGCATTACGTGGTGGTTGCTCAATGCCATTTTACGAACGTACTTGGTTTGTAGTGAAGATTTTTTCTTACTTTTGAAGTTCTTCACGAAACTTTGAGCGCGCGAGTTCATCATTGCTGGTGACATATCCGCACCGGCAACAGACATAAGCTGGCTGCTGTTATCTTTATATTTGATGATGAACTGAGTACCGGCTGTGTTCTGGCTTTCCATCTTCTGGCTCAACTGCGCCATGCTAACGCTGTTGTTTAGTGCTTCAAAGTTGTTTGCCATTGCATTAGTCGCGGCAAACATGCCAGTCATTGCCAGCGCAACTGCGCCGATTTTTAGGTTACGTGTTGTCATTCTTAGAATTCCCTAGTTTCTTACTTGTTGTTGTTGTTCTGTTTGCGTGTGCAAGCAGATGGTTATCGAAGGTAAAGAAGTGGTTAAAGTATTTAAAGTGCTGTTTTGTTATTTACACTATTGTTTTTGTTATAAGTGGATGGCTAGATAGTTCGTTTATTGCAATAGTTCGTTGTTTTTATTGCATAATTATTCTTTGTTACAGGATGAGGTATGATTTAGTTAGTATTGTAAATGATTGTAAATGGTTAATATTTTATTACTAGTTGTGATAAAATTATGTGCCTTTGTTTGCTAAATAACCGCATTACTCCACCTCTTGGGTATAAGTTGATACAATACCTGCATAACTTTTTCAGGACACAATATACAATGTTGAACTTTGATGTGGTGATCATCGGCGCGGGCGCGGCTGGCCTGATGTGCGCGGCACAAGCAGGGTATCGGGGCCGCAGTGTGGCGGTGGTTGATATGGGCAAAAAAGCCGGTCGAAAAATACTCATTAGCGGCGGTGGTCGTTGCAATTTTACTAATGAGGGTGCCACACCACAGAACTATTTATGCGCCAATCCGCATTTTGTGAAATCCTGCCTGAGCCGCTACACCCAGCATGATTTCATCGAGCTGGTGGATAGGCACGGCCTGGCCTACCACCATAAAACCCTGGGGCAGCTGTTTTGTGATAACAGTGCTCAGGACATAGTCGATATCTTGTTAACCGAGTGCGACTGGGCCGGAGTTGAAGTATTCCTGCGCAATGAGGTGATTAAGGTCGAACGCACTGACACGGGTGGATATATTGTAACGACCTCTGAGCAGGTATTTAGCTGTCAGTCTCTGGTGGTCGCTGCTGGCGGTCTGACCATGCCCAAACTGGGCGCTACCCCCATCGGCTATAAAATTGCTGAGCAGTTTGGTCTTAAGGTCCTGCCGACCATGGCAGCTCTGGTGCCGTTTACCTTGCATGACCACGACAAAGCCCGTTTTGACGGGCTGGCAGGCGTCAGCCTCCCTTGCACTGCGCAAAGTGAAGATGGCACCAGCTTCAAAGAAAACCTGCTGTTTACCCATCGAGGCCTGTCGGGCCCGGCGATTTTACAGATCTCCTCGTTCTGGCGTGCCGGGCAGGGCGTGATTGTGAACCTGCTACCAGAGACGGATATGCAGGCACAATTGCACGACTGGCGTCAGGAGCAAGGCAGTAAGTCTCTGAAAAATTTACTTAGTACTGTACTGCCTAAGCGCTTTGTCGAGGTCTTGATCAGCGATCAAACCGTACCGGATAAAAATGCCAACCAGCTCAGCCACAGCGAAATTGACACGCTGGCCTATGCTCTGCACCACTGGCACATCAAACCCAACGGCACTGAAGGCTATCGCACCGCGGAAGTCACCCTAGGCGGCGTCGACACTGATGAGCTCAGCTCCAAAACCTTCGAAGCTAAAAAAGCTCCGGGCCTGTATTTTATTGGCGAAGTCACCGACGTCACCGGCTGGCTCGGCGGCTACAACTTCCAGTACGCCTGGAGCTGCGGCTGGGCATGCGGACAGGCGTGTTAGGTTAGGTGTAATAATAAAGTTTGTACACTGCTCAGGCGGGTCATCTAATCTTCTAATTAGGTGACCAATTTTACTATGCCATTACAATCAGTTAAGTTGTTGGAGTATGCTGAGGGTAAAAACTTTAGCAGTGAACGTTTATACGGAAAAAGATTATTAGCTTGAGTGCCTAATACTGAAAGGATTATAAAAATGAAAAAAATATCCGCTACGGCTTTGTCATTACTGTTGACGGGCTGCTTGTTTGACTCTCATTTTGAATCACCCGCAAGTGCTCAAAAGCAACATGGCTCAGGGTTAGTTCAATCGTCGGACTTATCTCATGACGGTGCTTTGTCTGTCATTGCAAGGCAAGATGAAGTGTGCCTGTGGAGTAACATCTCAGATAAAAAAGTATTCCCCTGTATCGCGGAGGGAAATATTGAGCTGACAGGTATCGCTGACAACGCCAGTGTATTTTATATATCCAACAGGCTGTCTGTTAGCCTGTTTTCTGCGAAGTCGGGCAAGCTGTTAGGCGCGTGGACCAGCGGTGAAAATATTATTAGAGATATAGCGATATCCCGCGATGGTGAAACGCTACTGTTAGGTTACAGAAGCGGCATAACGGAAGTGATAAATGTCAAAAGCAATCATAGAGCACAAAACAAATTACACGACTTAGATGTAAACACCGTGGCGCTGTCTGCTGACGGGCGAATGGCGATGACAGGTTCCAGCGATAAATTTGTTAAGTTGTGGGATGTACAAACAGGCAAAGAATTACAGTCTTATAAATTTTCAACCAGAGTCAACCATGTTTCTCTTAACGCAGATGCGACGATGGCGTTCGTACTGGACTCTGTGAATGCTCGCCAATTTATTGATTTAAAATCACAAGAACTAAGTTCCTCCTTGTCTACATATAGCAACTTCTTAGAGTTTAATCAGTCGGCATTTATTAACAATGATCAGTGGTTACTCACCGCCTCGCCAAATCAAAAAGTGCAGATCTGGCGTGTTGCAGATGGAGATTTAATTGCTAAGTTTATGGCGAATAAAGTCGATGGTCGAGATCGCGCATCAGTATTAAGCATCGCGATGGATGAGTCCAGGCAAGTGGTCATCAGTAAAACAAATGATGGGGTTGTGGAAACGTGGCCAGTTAAAACGCTGCTTTAAGCCCACATGAGGGCACAACGGTATGCCTTTTAAATTGTTTAAAAGGCTGATTTTGTTGTAATTCAATAAAACCGGACACTGGTTTAGGTGGTATTACTTCCACTCGAAAAGAGGTGTTTGTGGCCACAAAACGTCGTACTTTTATACTGTAATTCAAATTGGAAGCCGCCGTCTCGGTGCTGGAGGGCTTCCTCGCTTGAGTTTCTTCCCGCGCCTTAAGCTGATGCAAATTTGTGTACTGAACGACTCTCTTGAAGGGCAAATCGCGTATTTTTGACAACTTTTTCAAAAAGCTGATTTTGGTTATCCCGCAAAGCCTTTGAGCGATAGGCTCTAAAAACGCATAATCTGAATTCTGATATTCAGAAGGCACCATTTTACTTTAAAGGCACACAAGGTTATCTGGCTGTATCGCGTGCGTCCAAGCTGCTCGAACGGCATGAGGAGATCGAACGTATGCTTGCTGGCATGGTAAATGATGGCACCATAGCCAGTATGATTGACGCTATGGTACGTGAAAAGGTTAAAAAAACGCCCCCGATTCGCTAGACATGCACCTGTTCGTTTTCCCTTTCAGACTAAAATAACTGTTGTGTCCAGTGCTTAATTCGATGCATCAGGCAGCGCAATGGTGTCGCTGAGTCGTTATGTTTGGGGTTGCAGTCAGAGAGTTTGAAGGAAAATGGGGTTTTGCTTTCGAGAGCTGGCACAAACGTTTCTTCAGTGTGATTAAAGTGGTGCTCAAAAAAAGCGGCATTTAGCCTGGCTACGTCTATGATAGCGTTAAATTGAGGTGTCTCTTTCAGGCCATTTTTCAGCCAGTCTTTGAGGACTACAATGTCAGAAAAACTGACGTGATTGAGCGATTCAAACAGCGCTAAATAGCCTGTATTGTGTACGTTGATAAAGATTTCGCTGAAGTATTCTTCGTCTGCCTGCACATACATAAAAGGTTGTGTTACGGTGATATCTTGCCAGCCAAATACAGTGCCATCCATATTTACAATAGCGGTTACTTCGGGTGTTTTTGCAGCGGTATAAAATGCCGCAGCACCGCCGTAAGAATGACCCAGAATACCTACCTGACCATTGAGTGCATTGAACAAGGGGCTCTGCGGGTCTTGATCCATTTGCTTTATTTTTGCCAGGACAAAACGCTGATCGGCAGACCACATGGGTAAATCAATGCCCAGATCATCTGACGGCAGCTCTATCGTTTTTAACGCTTTTGAATTGGGCGGCTGATAATGATCCGAGCCAAAACTGTGATTGATGGAAGCGACCAGGTATCCCTGGCTGGCGATATGTGCAGCCATGATGGTAAACAACTCGGGATTTAGATAATAACCGTGGGAAAAAATGATCAGGGGTAAAGCGTCGTGTGACAGATGTATTTCACTCTCTGCGGCAATGTTCCATGTCATTGCGCTCAGAGGAGCGATATGTGTTATATCTGCATCTGTATCATAAATCAGCCTGTGCGAGCGCGAAAACTGATTACTCAACAGCGGTAATCTCTGATTGCTTGTGGTTAGATTGGTGGGGTAAAAAAATCGTACACCAAGTTGTCTGGGCGTGTCGGGTTGTGTCCTGTGGCCGGGACGATTTAAGTCCTTAAAATGCATGTAATGCGTGCCAACCGATTGCTCTAACGGCAGGATAAGTCTATTTAAAGTGTGGTTGATATTGAGCTGTGCAAATAGTGGTTGTGTATTTAGCAGGCAAAACAGACTGAAAAGCAGGTAAATCGATAGTCGTGGCATCTATGGCGCTTTGTTATTTTTATTTGGCTTGTATGAGGTTACAACACTTTTCGTCATATTTCAGCTCCTTCCCGCGCCTTCAATTTATGCAAAATGGTGCACTGGTCTACCTGCTCACCGCTGCATGAGGCGAGGGTTTGCAGGGATTGCTCCAGTAGCGCGAGTTCGCGCTGGGCGCGTTGTACCTGGGCGAGTTGCTCGGCGATGATTTTATCGACCACGGCACAGGAGGCGTTGGGGTCGGCCTGTACTTCGACCAGGCGTTTGATGTCGTCCAGCGGGATGTTGAGCTCCCGGCAGCGGCGGATAAAGATCAGGGTGTCTACATCGCCCGGTTGGTAGTGGCGATAGCCGTTGCTGGCGCGTTGTGGTGCGCTGATTAAACCAACTTGTTCATAATAGCGGATGGTTTTCGCATTTATCTGGGATTTCGTCGCAAGTTCGCTGATTTTCATATTGACCTTCCAGTCGCTGTAACCTTTAGCATCCGCAGTATCATTTATTCCTGTCCTGAGGGTCAAGTAAATAGTTATGTCTGATACGTTTCGTTCTGCCGGTTTGGTTTTGTCATTAAGTTGTTTATCACTGGGGATGTCGCTGAGTCCGCTGGCCACTGCTGTGAGTGCTGCGCTGGTTGCGCCAGGGCCTGAGCATCATGAACATGAGTCCCATGCTGAAGAAAAAGGGCATGAAGACGGAGACCATGATGCGCACGCAGAAGGTGAGCACCATGATGAGCACGGCCACGGTCATGAGATGGAAAAAATCGTCATTCAGGCAACGCGCTCTGGCCGGATTGCTGATGAGCAGCCGGTGCGGGTGGAGCTGATCAACCGCGAAGAAATCGAAGAAAAGGCAGCGATGCGTCCGGGTAACATCTCCATGCTGGTCGCCGAAACCGGTGGTGTGCGCATGCAAACCACCTCGCCAGCGCTGGGCAGTGCCAATATTCGATTGCAGGGTTTGTATGGTCGTTACACTCAGCTGCTGGCTGATGGTCTGCCGCTGTATGGTAATCAGGCTGCGTCGATTGGCCTGTTACAAATTCCACCAACGGACTTAGGCCGGGTTGAGATCATCAAAGGCTCGGCGTCGTCCTTATATGGTGGCTCGGCGCTGGGTGGGGTGATCAACCTTATTTCCCGCAAGCCAGGCGACGAGTTCAAGGGCGAGATGCTGCTGAACCTGACCACTCGTGATGGCCAGGACTTGACGTCTTACATCGAAAGCCCGCTGACTGATGACCTGAAAGGCTCGCTGACGCTGGGTGCACACCACCAGAAATCCGAAGACATAGACAACGACGGCTGGTTCGATTTGGCCGGGTATGAGCGCTA
This genomic window from Pseudoalteromonas rubra contains:
- a CDS encoding NAD(P)/FAD-dependent oxidoreductase; the encoded protein is MLNFDVVIIGAGAAGLMCAAQAGYRGRSVAVVDMGKKAGRKILISGGGRCNFTNEGATPQNYLCANPHFVKSCLSRYTQHDFIELVDRHGLAYHHKTLGQLFCDNSAQDIVDILLTECDWAGVEVFLRNEVIKVERTDTGGYIVTTSEQVFSCQSLVVAAGGLTMPKLGATPIGYKIAEQFGLKVLPTMAALVPFTLHDHDKARFDGLAGVSLPCTAQSEDGTSFKENLLFTHRGLSGPAILQISSFWRAGQGVIVNLLPETDMQAQLHDWRQEQGSKSLKNLLSTVLPKRFVEVLISDQTVPDKNANQLSHSEIDTLAYALHHWHIKPNGTEGYRTAEVTLGGVDTDELSSKTFEAKKAPGLYFIGEVTDVTGWLGGYNFQYAWSCGWACGQAC
- a CDS encoding WD40 repeat domain-containing protein gives rise to the protein MKKISATALSLLLTGCLFDSHFESPASAQKQHGSGLVQSSDLSHDGALSVIARQDEVCLWSNISDKKVFPCIAEGNIELTGIADNASVFYISNRLSVSLFSAKSGKLLGAWTSGENIIRDIAISRDGETLLLGYRSGITEVINVKSNHRAQNKLHDLDVNTVALSADGRMAMTGSSDKFVKLWDVQTGKELQSYKFSTRVNHVSLNADATMAFVLDSVNARQFIDLKSQELSSSLSTYSNFLEFNQSAFINNDQWLLTASPNQKVQIWRVADGDLIAKFMANKVDGRDRASVLSIAMDESRQVVISKTNDGVVETWPVKTLL
- a CDS encoding alpha/beta hydrolase family protein, which codes for MPRLSIYLLFSLFCLLNTQPLFAQLNINHTLNRLILPLEQSVGTHYMHFKDLNRPGHRTQPDTPRQLGVRFFYPTNLTTSNQRLPLLSNQFSRSHRLIYDTDADITHIAPLSAMTWNIAAESEIHLSHDALPLIIFSHGYYLNPELFTIMAAHIASQGYLVASINHSFGSDHYQPPNSKALKTIELPSDDLGIDLPMWSADQRFVLAKIKQMDQDPQSPLFNALNGQVGILGHSYGGAAAFYTAAKTPEVTAIVNMDGTVFGWQDITVTQPFMYVQADEEYFSEIFINVHNTGYLALFESLNHVSFSDIVVLKDWLKNGLKETPQFNAIIDVARLNAAFFEHHFNHTEETFVPALESKTPFSFKLSDCNPKHNDSATPLRCLMHRIKHWTQQLF
- a CDS encoding MerR family transcriptional regulator → MKISELATKSQINAKTIRYYEQVGLISAPQRASNGYRHYQPGDVDTLIFIRRCRELNIPLDDIKRLVEVQADPNASCAVVDKIIAEQLAQVQRAQRELALLEQSLQTLASCSGEQVDQCTILHKLKAREGAEI